Proteins from a genomic interval of Cucumis melo cultivar AY chromosome 7, USDA_Cmelo_AY_1.0, whole genome shotgun sequence:
- the LOC127150162 gene encoding uncharacterized protein LOC127150162 isoform X1, translating to MDKGWMKLRNKLSLEYRHGVTQFLEFAKFHVDAYGRLRCPCKRCLNLNWSSLEGVERHLLTIGISPYYTKWVYHGESLSYRGTENFEEGTSSNPFNEGTSSTQFNEEGDIFGMLNDLQAPIEHEEEIEEFRLEDEMAMNVGVNIDEDTTNNIFQDLLNQARNELYPGCSEFSSLNFLVKLMHVKVLNGWSNKSFDMLLELLRAAFPMCNSTIPSSFYEAKRKFRDLGLGYETIHACKYDCVLYWKEFADLQHCPTCGEARYKVNHNRGKKIPHKVLRHFPLVPRLQRLFVSQEGSADMRWHRDKRVETDDVLRHPADAEGWKHFDSEFPDFASDPRNVRLGLASDGFNPFGQMSTSYSMWPVVLLPYNLPPWKCMKETNFFMSLLIPDPKSPGREIDVYLQPLIEELKDLWTFGVRTYNSLTGQFFQLYAALLWTINDFPAYGDLSGWSTKGYQACPICMSDRSSFGIRGKISFMGHRRYLPQNHVWRRSRLHDGKVERKAPPMVMNGHEILEQLDQLEFPVMSKHPSIQDKKRKRALNWTKKSIFFNLPYWSRLLLRHKLDVMHIEKNVCDNLIGTLLNIEGKTKDTTNARLDLQDLKIRKDLHLVEVGNRLVKPHASYTLTTSERVEFCKFLKSVKFPDGFVSNISRCVHEREGKISGLKTHDCHVLLH from the coding sequence atggataagggttggatgaaacttagaaataagttatcccttgagtatagacatggagtgacccaatttttagaatttgccaaatttcacgttgatgcttacggacgattgaggtgtccatgcaagagatgtttgaatttaaattggagctcattagagggtgtggaaagACATCTGCTGACTAtaggaatatccccctactacacaaaatgggtgtatcatggagagtcattaagctatagaggtacagaaaactttgaggaaggaactagtagtaatccttttaatgaaggaactagtagtacacaatttaatgaagaaggtgatatctttggtatgctaaatgatttacaagcccctattgaacatgaagaggaaatagaggaatttcgtttggaagatgaaatggcgatgaatgttggggtaaatatagatgaagatacaacaaataatatatttcaggacttattgaatcaagcacgtaatgagttgtaccccggttgttctgaattttcgtcgttgaattttttggttaagttgatgcatgtgaaagttctaaatggttggagtaacaagtcgttcgacatgttgttagaacttttaagagcagcgtttccaatgtgtaatagtactattcctagttcattttatgaagcaaaacgaaaatttcgtgacttgggcttgggatacgagactattcacgcgtgcaagtatgattgtgtattgtattggaaagagtttgctgatttgcaacattgtcctacatgtggcgaggctaggtacaaggttaatcataatagagggaaaaaaattccgcataaggtattgcgccactttcctttggtacctagattacagcgcttgtttgtatcgcaggaagggtctgctgacatgagatggcatagggacaaacgtgttgaaacagatgatgtcttgagacatccagctgatgcagaggggtggaagcactttgattctgaatttcctgattttgcttctgatccacgaaacgtgcgtttgggcttggcttcagatgggtttaacccatttggtcaaatgagtacctcgtacagtatgtggcctgttgtgttacttccttataatttgccaccatggaaatgcatgaaagagacaaatttctttatgtcattgctcatacccgatcctaaatctcctggtagggaaattgatgtgtatctccaaccattgattgaggaattgaaagacttatggacttttggggtgcgtacgtataactctcttacaggtcagttctttcagctatacgcagctttgttgtggacgattaatgacttcccggcgtatggtgacctatcagggtggagtacgaaggggtatcaggcatgtcctatatgcatgagtgatagatcgtccttcgggatacgaggtaaaatatctttcatgggacatagacgctatcttccacagaatcacgtgtggcgtagaagtaggctacacgatggaaaggtagagcgtaaggctcctcctatggtgatgaatgggcatgaaatattagaacaactagatcagttggaatttccagttatgagtaaacatccttcaatacaggataagaaaagaaagagagctcttaattggacgaagaaaagtatttttttcaatcttcctTATTGGTCGAGACTtttgttacgtcacaaacttgatgtaatgcacattgagaagaatgtttgtgacaatttgattggtacgttattgaacatcgaagggaaaacgaaggataccacgaatgctaGGTTGGACTtacaagatctgaagataagaaaggatttacatcttgtagaagtgggtaaccgattggtgaagccacatgcgagctacacgttgactaccagtgaacgagtagagttttgtaagtttctgaaatcagttaagtttcccgatggatttgtttccaatatatcgagatgtgtgcatgaaagagagggaaaaatatcaggactaaaaacgcatgattgtcatgttttattacattga
- the LOC127150162 gene encoding uncharacterized protein LOC127150162 isoform X2, whose protein sequence is MRWHRDKRVETDDVLRHPADAEGWKHFDSEFPDFASDPRNVRLGLASDGFNPFGQMSTSYSMWPVVLLPYNLPPWKCMKETNFFMSLLIPDPKSPGREIDVYLQPLIEELKDLWTFGVRTYNSLTGQFFQLYAALLWTINDFPAYGDLSGWSTKGYQACPICMSDRSSFGIRGKISFMGHRRYLPQNHVWRRSRLHDGKVERKAPPMVMNGHEILEQLDQLEFPVMSKHPSIQDKKRKRALNWTKKSIFFNLPYWSRLLLRHKLDVMHIEKNVCDNLIGTLLNIEGKTKDTTNARLDLQDLKIRKDLHLVEVGNRLVKPHASYTLTTSERVEFCKFLKSVKFPDGFVSNISRCVHEREGKISGLKTHDCHVLLH, encoded by the coding sequence atgagatggcatagggacaaacgtgttgaaacagatgatgtcttgagacatccagctgatgcagaggggtggaagcactttgattctgaatttcctgattttgcttctgatccacgaaacgtgcgtttgggcttggcttcagatgggtttaacccatttggtcaaatgagtacctcgtacagtatgtggcctgttgtgttacttccttataatttgccaccatggaaatgcatgaaagagacaaatttctttatgtcattgctcatacccgatcctaaatctcctggtagggaaattgatgtgtatctccaaccattgattgaggaattgaaagacttatggacttttggggtgcgtacgtataactctcttacaggtcagttctttcagctatacgcagctttgttgtggacgattaatgacttcccggcgtatggtgacctatcagggtggagtacgaaggggtatcaggcatgtcctatatgcatgagtgatagatcgtccttcgggatacgaggtaaaatatctttcatgggacatagacgctatcttccacagaatcacgtgtggcgtagaagtaggctacacgatggaaaggtagagcgtaaggctcctcctatggtgatgaatgggcatgaaatattagaacaactagatcagttggaatttccagttatgagtaaacatccttcaatacaggataagaaaagaaagagagctcttaattggacgaagaaaagtatttttttcaatcttcctTATTGGTCGAGACTtttgttacgtcacaaacttgatgtaatgcacattgagaagaatgtttgtgacaatttgattggtacgttattgaacatcgaagggaaaacgaaggataccacgaatgctaGGTTGGACTtacaagatctgaagataagaaaggatttacatcttgtagaagtgggtaaccgattggtgaagccacatgcgagctacacgttgactaccagtgaacgagtagagttttgtaagtttctgaaatcagttaagtttcccgatggatttgtttccaatatatcgagatgtgtgcatgaaagagagggaaaaatatcaggactaaaaacgcatgattgtcatgttttattacattga
- the LOC127150162 gene encoding uncharacterized protein LOC127150162 isoform X3 — translation MSYRRSNFMETDDMFLQFEEDLDNIAGRSSSVGDNTGSSSQQTTPTPRRRAQSRLLELERHVAINGRIPMTIAPGAEKPISPHAVRFSQAIGVCMRKTFPVRCLKWADVGREYIEVVKGDLQRLFVLDFNDQAMNRFVEHQMLTTFKEFRADCHRHFKKYSDPEEVVPTHQTHWLDVMRIDTSSATIISAVHSRSNHGQTRLLDRSNLTIIVAGPSRFYNDSMSSLKEEGSRSIVWNCSGKHTFELGHSCRRPPRMRIIKCWNSNPSLPQRVVSHSLRMRYAIRCWVDDQATQKALVGDPSRRPAERQVQAVRRHLVRSPHKKRLNYKLNFMKLWNRLKYKIEITKH, via the exons atgtcatatcgacgatcaaattttatggagacggacgatatgttcctccagtttgaggaggatttagataacattgcgggaaggtcgtcatctgtgggcgacaatacgg ggtcttcttctcaacaaacgactccgactcctaggagacgtgcgcagtctcgactcttggagttagagcgccacgttgcaataaatgggcgcattccgatgacgatcgcccctggagcggagaagcctatttctccacacgccgttcgcttcagccaagcgataggcgtgtgcatgcgaaagacatttcccgtccgctgtcttaagtgggcggatgttgggagagaatacattgaggtcgtcaagggcgacctccag cgattgtttgtgcttgatttcaatgatcaagcaatgaacaggtttgttgagcatcagatgctcacgacctttaaagagttccgggccgactgtcatagacatttcaaaaaatacagcgacccggaggaggtcgtgccaacccaccaaacgcattggttggacgtgatgaggattgacacttcctctgcgaccattatatcagccgtgcattccag gagcaatcacggacaaacaaggctgctagacagaagcaaccttacaatcatagtagcgggtccaagtcgtttctacaacgacagtatgagctcgctgaaagaagagggcagtcggtcgatcgtgtggaattgttccgggaaacacacgttcgagctgggacattcgtgtcgcaggccgccgaggatgcgcat aatcaaatgctggaactccaatcccagcctaccccagagggtagtcagccactctctgaggatgagatatgcgatcaggtgttgggtagacgaccaggctactcaaaaggccttggttggggacccaagccgaaggcccgcagaacggcaagtgcaagcagttcgtcgacatcttgttcgcagtccacacaaaaagagattgaattacaagctaaacttcatgaagctttggaacagattgaagtacaagatagaaatcaccaagcattag
- the LOC103493060 gene encoding protein NUCLEAR FUSION DEFECTIVE 4 has protein sequence MAGQSRKWLVLVATIWIQAFTGTNFDFSAYSSKLKSVLGISQVQLNYLATASDLGKVFGWSSGLALLHLPLPVVMFIAAFSGFIGYGFQWLLIADFISLPYFLVFFLCLLAGCSICWFNTVCFVLCIRNFSANRPLALSLTVSFNGVSAAFYTLAADAINPSSPPIYLLLNSLIPLLTSIAVFLPVLHQPPLHSLSLSSDAVHRDSLIFLILNFLAIVVGIYLLLFGSVTSADPMIARLLFIGAIVLLILPLCIPGIVYANDWFHRTVNSSFHLDGSNFILVHDEDLEFHKELLLSLEANGSFGNGETSLLSESASLIDGEIESSKGCLRKLIELDQLAMLGEEHSSSRLVQRLDFWLYFIAYICGGTIGLVYSNNIGQIAQSLGLSSRTKAIVTLYSSFSFFGRLLSAVPDYIRAKLYFARTGWLSIALIPTPIAFFLLSASSTEMSVYIGTALIGLSSGFIFAAAVSITAELFGPNSLGVNHNILITNIPIGSLLYGMLAAVVYDSQGRSSDNGEAIVCMGRRCYFLTFVFCGCISVVGLVSSVLLFLRTRHAYDRFESSRISSSTNRLY, from the exons ATGGCCGGCCAGTCACGTAAGTGGCTGGTTCTAGTGGCGACGATATGGATTCAGGCATTCACCGGCACGAACTTCGATTTCTCGGCCTACTCTTCCAAACTGAAATCGGTATTAGGCATTTCTCAGGTTCAGCTTAATTACCTCGCCACTGCTTCCGATCTCGGCAAAGTCTTCGGCTGGTCCTCTGGATTAGCTCTGCTTCATCTCCCGTTGCCGGTGGTTATGTTCATCGCCGCTTTTTCAGGATTCATCGGCTACGGCTTCCAATGGCTCCTAATCGCTGATTTCATCTCCTTGCCCTATTTCCTG GTGTTCTTCTTGTGCTTGCTTGCCGGTTGTAGCATTTGTTGGTTCAACACAGTTTGTTTCGTTCTTTGCATTCGAAACTTCTCAGCAAATCGCCCGTTAGCATTATCTCTCACTGTCAGCTTCAATGGCGTCAGTGCCGCTTTCTACACTCTCGCCGCCGACGCCATTAATCCCTCTTCACCTCCCATTTACCTTCTCCTCAACTCTCTCATTCCCCTTCTCACCTCCATCGCCGTCTTTCTCCCCGTCCTCCACCAACCCCCACTTCATTCTCTTTCCCTCTCCTCCGACGCCGTCCACCGAGACTCCCTCATTTTCCTCATCTTGAACTTCCTTGCCATCGTCGTCGGAATCTACCTTCTCCTCTTCGGCTCTGTCACTTCCGCTGATCCCATGATCGCACGCCTCCTCTTCATCGGAGCCATTGTTCTTCTTATCTTGCCTCTTTGTATTCCTGGTATTGTCTATGCTAATGATTGGTTCCATCGAACCGTTAATTCCAGCTTCCATCTCGATGGATCTAACTTCATTCTCGTCCACGACGAAGATCTCGAGTTTCACAAAGAGTTGTTGCTTAGTCTTGAAGCGaatggaagcttcggcaatgGCGAAACTTCGTTGTTGTCTGAATCTGCTTCGTTAATTGACGGTGAGATTGAATCATCGAAAGGCTGCTTGAGGAAATTGATTGAGTTAGATCAATTAGCGATGCTTGGGGAAGAACATTCGTCGAGTCGATTGGTGCAACGCCTGGATTTTTGGCTGTATTTCATTGCTTACATTTGTGGAGGCACAATCGGACTCGTTTACAGCAACAACATAGGTCAGATTGCGCAATCTCTCGGGTTAAGTTCAAGAACCAAAGCGATCGTAACACTCTACTCCTCTTTCTCCTTCTTCGGCCGATTGCTCTCCGCCGTACCGGACTACATTCGAGC GAAATTGTATTTTGCAAGAACGGGATGGCTTTCGATTGCTCTAATTCCAACTCCTATAGCATTCTTCCTGCTATCGGCATCATCGACCGAAATGTCAGTGTACATAGGCACGGCGCTGATCGGTTTAAGCTCCGGATTCATATTCGCAGCGGCTGTTTCCATTACGGCGGAGCTGTTTGGACCAAATAGCTTAGGCGTTAACCACAACATTCTGATCACAAACATCCCGATCGGATCTCTGCTATACGGCATGCTTGCTGCGGTGGTGTACGATTCACAGGGAAGAAGCTCCGACAACGGGGAGGCGATTGTATGCATGGGAAGAAGGTGCTATTTCTTAACATTTGTGTTTTGTGGATGCATTTCTGTTGTGGGATTGGTTTCGAGTGTGTTGTTGTTCTTGAGAACAAGACATGCTTATGATCGCTTTGAAAGTAGTAGGATTTCTAGTAGTACAAATCGATTGTATTGA
- the LOC103493059 gene encoding uncharacterized protein LOC103493059 — translation MAFNSKFPKKPTVSPSHCNLCTTLFFVVLFTVPTLFLLHTSTISVCSLSASTTRLNSWFGDLRDAQFSWNRLAFDEDKPPPVVLKIAVFSRKWPIGTTPGGMERHAHTLHTALVRRGHRVHVFTSPVSNYGVVQNLSSETSVPTIHFHEGEPGRWRYNKAWEQFEEENHREPFDVVHSESVALPHWLAKQLSNLAVSWHGIALESLQSDIFQDLARRPNEPVSPAFNKNIQGDVPKVLNEIRFFKDYAHHVAISDSCGEMLRDMYQIPSRRVHVIVNGVDEDDFREDFKLGQEFRATIGIPRNASLVLGVAGRLVKDKGHPLLHEAFSIIAEQHPNVYLVVAGAGPWEQRYRDLGPQVLVLGSMSPSELRAFYNAIDIFVNPTLRPQGLDLTLMEAMASGKPVMASRFPSIKGTIVVDDEYGFLFAPNVESLVETLEAVAKEGSDRLRRRGKACRRYATSMFTARKMALAYERLFLCIKDEAFCNYP, via the coding sequence ATGGCTTTCAATTCCAAATTCCCAAAGAAACCCACTGTTTCCCCCTCCCACTGCAACCTCTGCACCACCCTTTTCTTCGTTGTTCTCTTCACCGTTCCCACTCTGTTTCTCCTCCACACTTCCACCATCTCCGTCTGCTCTCTCTCTGCCTCCACCACTCGTCTGAACTCATGGTTCGGAGATCTTCGCGATGCTCAATTTTCTTGGAATCGCCTAGCTTTTGATGAAGATAAACCGCCACCTGTTGTTCTGAAAATTGCAGTATTCTCTCGTAAATGGCCGATCGGAACAACCCCGGGTGGGATGGAGCGGCATGCTCACACGCTTCACACGGCTCTGGTTCGCCGTGGCCATCGCGTTCATGTTTTCACCTCACCTGTGTCTAACTATGGCGTCGTTCAGAACCTCTCTTCTGAAACTTCAGTGCCGACCATCCATTTCCATGAAGGCGAACCAGGCCGGTGGCGATACAACAAAGCGTGGGAGCAATTCGAAGAAGAAAACCACCGAGAACCATTCGACGTTGTTCACTCAGAGAGCGTCGCACTTCCTCACTGGTTAGCCAAACAGCTCTCGAATCTCGCAGTTTCTTGGCATGGGATTGCCTTAGAGAGCTTGCAATCGGACATATTCCAGGACCTAGCTCGCCGGCCGAACGAGCCGGTGTCGCCAGCCTTCAACAAGAATATTCAAGGCGACGTCCCGAAGGTACTGAATGAGATCCGATTCTTCAAAGATTATGCTCACCACGTCGCCATAAGCGATAGTTGCGGAGAGATGCTTCGAGATATGTACCAAATTCCAAGCAGAAGAGTCCATGTAATCGTCAACGGCGTCGATGAAGACGATTTCCGAGAGGATTTCAAATTAGGGCAAGAATTTAGGGCCACAATCGGTATACCTAGAAACGCGAGTCTAGTCCTCGGAGTCGCCGGAAGATTAGTGAAAGACAAAGGCCATCCGCTACTTCATGAAGCTTTCTCCATCATCGCAGAGCAACATCCAAACGTCTACCTGGTGGTCGCCGGAGCAGGACCATGGGAACAACGGTACAGAGATCTAGGTCCTCAGGTTCTGGTATTAGGATCGATGAGTCCGTCGGAACTCAGAGCTTTCTACAATGCGATCGACATCTTCGTGAATCCCACGCTCCGGCCACAAGGCCTGGATCTAACTCTGATGGAGGCTATGGCGAGCGGAAAGCCGGTAATGGCGTCGAGGTTTCCGAGCATAAAGGGTACCATTGTTGTGGATGATGAGTACGGGTTCCTGTTCGCTCCAAACGTGGAGTCGTTGGTAGAGACGCTGGAAGCGGTGGCTAAAGAAGGTTCAGATCGGCTAAGACGGCGGGGGAAGGCTTGCCGGCGATATGCGACGTCCATGTTCACTGCCCGGAAAATGGCTCTGGCATACGAGAGGTTATTTCTTTGTATTAAAGATGAAGCATTTTGTAATTAtccttaa